From the genome of Alicyclobacillus sp. SO9:
ACTTAGTCTTACCGCATCGTGCGGCGCTCTTGAAAAAATGTGTGGAGTCGAGATATGGAGGGACAATACGATGCTGACGAATCGCGTGCGCCAGGTCCGGCAACGCTTACAAATGTCACAGGCTGATGTGGCAAAACGTATTGGTATTTCCCGCCAAGCGTTGCGTTACATTGAGACAGGGGAGACGGTTCCCAACACTTTTACTGCTTTGCGTCTGGCACAGGTCTTCTCTGTTCGGGTGGAAGACTTGTTTCAGACTCTGGACGAGGAGGCGGTGAGAGTGGCGGCGGCGGCAGATGAGGATGTATCAGAGGGCGATCGCGTTTTTCTCTCTGACACAGGCAACAGGCTTGCTGCACACCGGGTGCACCCAATTGCGACCAGCACTCGTCATGGACATGCAGATGCTGTGGTTCACGAAGTGCTCGGGAATCAGCAGGTGCGCATCCAAGCCTCCCCCTACCGAACTTTGGAACCTGGAGTCGTCATTGCCGGCTGTGACCCAGGTTTGCAACTTCTCTCGGATACTGCAGCAAACACCACGAAACAGCAGGTGATGTGGCGTAATGCAGATAACAGGCGGGCAAAACACCTTTTAACAGAGGGACTTGTGCACGCTGCGGCCGTACACATCCCAGTGACTCTGAGCGCTGCTGCCGATGCCGACAGCAGCTTTGAAAGACATGATGGGATTCGTAAGTTTCACTTTGCCTCGTGGCAATTGGGCTGGGTCGTCAAACAGGGTAACCCGAAAGGGTTTCAAGAGGCTTCCAATTTCTTGACAGGGCGGTTTCGACTTGCCAATCGGCACTCAGGGGCGGGGACCCGAAAACTGCTCGAACAGTTGCTTGCGGATGCAGGAGTAGATCCAGCACAAGTGCCTGGGTATGACTTTGAACTAGGCAGTCATTTGGAAGTCGCGTTAGCCGTGGAGAACGGAGCAGCAGATGTTGGAATTGCACTGTCCTCCGTCGCGGGACCGCTGCGACTTCAGTTCATGCCGATTCATACAGAACGGTGTGAACTGTGGGTTCCGTCTCAGCATTTGCGCCAAGATTCGGTTCAAGCCATGGTGGATGCGCTCGTGTCCGATCCCTTTCGCTGGGAACTGGCAGCTGTCGGCGACTACGACGTTGCGAACACAGGACTGGAACTTTGACGAGGATTACATACCATGCATATGCAACGGGAGGTTATAATCTATGAATAAATGGAAGGTTGGGTTCAGAGGCACCGCTGTAGCGGCCGTGAGTTTGTCTGCTCTGACTTTGGCGGGGTGTGGTAACAGCGGAACAGGCACTAACAGCGGCAACGGGAGCAGTGCAACGGGATCGAACACCGTAAACAGTTCTTCAAATACTGCTGGAAACGGCGCAAAGACGTCAGGCGAAAGCAAGGGAATCGCGCACATTGCGTATGCGGGATCGCTGCAACTGGCCAACAACAAATACGTTGGGCCCGCTTTTCAAAAACAGTCGGGATATACCTTTCAGGGTCGCGGGGGCGGGTCCTTTGCTGTCGCGAACTTGATTAAGTCCGGCGAAATTCAGGCTGACGCCTTTGAAAGTGTCGGCACGGCGCCAATCCAGGCCCTGGGCAGCAAATATGCAGATTGGGCCGTAGGGTTTGCCAGTTCCCCGCTGGTGATTGCGTACTCGGAAAAGAGTCCGTTTGCAAAGCAACTGGATGCAATTCGCAAGGGTCAGAAGCCCATTAGCGATTTGTTCACGCTCATGGAAAAACCTAGTTTTCACTTGGGGCGTACGAATCCGCAAACGGATCCGCAAGGGCAGGCATTTGTGTTCATGATGCGCCTGGCTCAGTCCCAGTTAAAACTTCCGGCGGGGACTGCCGCGAAAGTGCTTGGCGGCGTCAACAATAGTAAGCAAATCTTCTCGGAGACCGGGATTTTATCACGTTTGCAGGCAGGCCAGTTAGATGCAACCAGCGCATATCAATCGGAAGCCATCCAAAGGAACTTGCCCTACATTAAACTGCCAGACTCGATTAATCTCGGCAATCCGAAGAAAGCCAAGCTGTATGCCACTGCCAAACTTAAACTAAAGAACGGGAAAACGGTCAGCGGCAAACCGCTTGAGATTTATGTGGCGGCTCTGAAGACTGCGCCTGACGGTCAAGCGGCGGACAGTTTTATCCACTTTGTGCTGTCCCAAAAGGGGCTCAACCTGTATAAACAAAATGGCTATCAGTTGACGCCGGCAAAAGTCTGGGGTAACAAAGCGAACATACCGGGCAGCATTCAGTCCGAGCTGAAACAGCCGTGACCATGCGCTGGCGTGCAACAGGCGGCGTGCTGGCATTGGTTGCTTTGCTTTGTGTCAGCTTTCTCTTGCTGCCACTAGCGGCCCTGCTGCTGCACATTCCATGGAGCAGCTTGTGGCAGGTTTGGTCTTCGGAAGGCGCGAGTGCACTGCGGCTCTCTCTGATGACTGCCGTTATCAGCATGGCGGTCATCGTTGTCTTTGGCACGCCCCTCGGCTGGCTCTTAGCGCGGGGCCGCAGCCGGCTGTGGCAATGGGTCGAATACCTCATGCTGATTCCGTTACTGATGCCGCCTCTGGTTCTCGGCCTGCTCTTAATCTACTTTTACGGTCCTTACGGCACAGTAGGCAAGTTCTTGGGTATATGGCACCTGTCTGCAACGAATACAGCGTTAGCAGTCGTCATCGCCCAAATCTACGAGTCTATTCCTTACTACGTATTTTCAGCCCAGGGTGCGTTTCATCAGGTCGATGCCATTCATGAGCAAATCTCCTGGTCTCTCGGCGTGGGTCCCTGGAAGACCTTTCGGCAAATCACCTTGCCGTTGGCACTGCCTGGAATGACGGTGGGATTTATGATGGCTTTCGCGCGGGCAGTCGGAGCCTTCGGTGCAGTTGTCGTTGTAGCCTATTATCCACATACACTGCCCATCAGCGTGTGGATCGCGTTACAAGAAAAAGGGCTGCCAACAGCCCTTCCGCTTGCCTTGCTGTTATTGCTCATTTCCATGCCGCTGCCTCTGGCAGCGGTACTTTGGAGGAGGCTGCATGCTTAAACTACATCTCAAGCTCCCGCGACGCTATTTTCATATGAATGTGGACTTTGCGGTTCCAAAAGGATCTATTTATTGCTTGTATGGACCGTCGGCAGCAGGAAAATCCAGCATTCTGTCAGTCTTATCCGGGTTCGAAACAGGCTATGACGAAGTGAAAATAGAATGGGACGGGTCGGTGTTGCTGGAATCCGGTCCTGGCAGTGACAAGGCACGGTTTACGCCGGCCTGGAAACGAGGCATTGGCTATTTAACACAATCCGTACCATTGTTTCCGCATTTAAGTGTACGTGACAACATTCGCTTTGGGATGAATCCGAGCCGCTTCTCCAAGGAGCAAGCTGCAGAAATGGAGGAATGGTACGAAGAGATTGTCGACCGCCTGGAACTCGAGCCCTACCTGTCAATGCGTCCAAAACAGTTGTCCGGAGGATTGACACAACGTGCTGCACTGGCTCGTGCACTTGTTCCTCGTCCTCACCTCATGCTTTTGGACGAACCCTTCTCCGCTTTGGACTGGCAATCGCGCAACCACATGCAGGAAGTTGTTCTGGACTTTCAACGGCGCTTGCAAATGACAATTATCCTTGTGACCCATCAACTGGAAGAGGCCCAGAAGATGGCTGGTATCATCGGTGTTATCCATGACGGACAGATACTGCAAGAAGATTCACCTGATGCCTTGATGACAAGACCCCAAAATTGGAACGTAGCCAAACTTTTAGGTTATCAACACCTTTGGAAAGATGGGGGGAAGTACTATGCACTGCATCCCGACAGAGGTGTGGTTGTTCACGATGAACAGGATTCAAAATATGCAGATTTTAATTCATTTGAGTCAATTGTAAAAATCCAGGGAACAGTCCAAGACCTGCTGTTGAAAGACGGGAGGAGGATTGTGAGATTGACCCCGCGCACTTCGGGCTTGGACTCGTCTTTTGCCATTTCAGCACCAGTGCATGTCGCATTGTCACCGCTCCAGTCCGTGTGCAAAGGGGAGATTGTGACTGCTGTTTTTGTCGAACCGCCGGAGATAAAAGACTATCCAACTCGTTGACATCAACGAATTGTGACAAACCTTTACATCATTCGGTCGTGACACCGTATCATCTTGCACGAGAACACACAATGTCTGCATACATCAAGACTACCGGGAATACAGGTACATGTACGATTTCTACTAAAACGTTGCAACATGCCATTGAAAAAATATGTAATCACTTTTTTTCGGTCGTTTTGGCAGGAATTTGTCAGGTATATGGAGAAGTATCGGGAGACGTAGTAGTGGGTCTGACAATCCTGAAACAAAACAGACATGGATGTGACAAATGTATGCCTAATGGGCGCAGTTCTCGGTGGAAAATGGCGTTGTCTGTCGGTTCGCTTTTAACTCTGTCAGGGTTTTTTATACCTCACGCCAATGCAAGTTCACTTAGTCAAAAGAAACAGCAGTTGCAGAATTTAAAGAATCAAGCTTCTCAGAACTCGGCCCAACTTTCCAAGGATCAGCATCAAAAATCACAGTTCAAGCAACAGATTCAAGCCTATAGCGATTCTATTCAAAACTTAAAAGCCTCCATCTCAACAAATCAAAATCAAATGTCTTCTCTAAAGCAACAAATACAGCAAATGAACGATAAGATAAACAAGACGCAAAGTCAGTTGCAGACAGATCAGAACAATGTGGCTCAAATGATCCGTGCGTCTTACGAAGATGGAAACGTTTCCTTTTTACAGGTGCTGTTTAAATCCACATCATGGTCAGACTTTCTAAATCGACTGAATGATTTGGCTGAAGTGACAAAAGCTCAGAAAGCACTTGTCAATCAAGTGACAACGCTGAAGAAGCAGTTGGAGCAGGAGCAACAGCAAAAGCAGAGCAGCTATCAGCATCTCTCGTCACGGAATGCACAACTGGCGGTTTTGGTGCAGGTTGACGCGCAATTGGTCAAGAAAAAGAATCAAGCGATGAAACAGGTAACCCATGACGCACAAGTCAGGACGCAGCAAGCTGGTGTTCTCGAAAGTCAGATTCATCTGACAAAAAGCGAGGTTGCGGCGCTTCAAGCTCAGACCATAAGAGACGAAGCTAAGATGAAAAGCAAGTCATATTTGACTCAGGCTAAGCAATCCCTCGGCAACGCAAATACGAGCGCATTAATTTCCTTCGCAGAGAGGTTTGAAGGCAGGCCGTATGTGTGGGGCGGCACATCACCTTATCCTGGCTTCGACTGTTCTGGTTTTACCCAATATGTGTATGGACACTTTGGTATCAATTTGCCTCGTACTTCAGGTGCGCAGTTCGGTGTAGGACTTCCGGTCAGCCGGAATAACTTGAAGCCTGGAGACTTAGTGTTCTTCTCTACCTATGCGCCAGGCGCCTCACATGTGGGGATTTACATCGGCGGTGACCAGATGATTGACTCCGAAGACAGCGGGCTCATGGTTACGAACTTGTTCAGCAATCCGTATTGGAGTGCGAGGTACATAGGTGCCCGAGACGTGATCCGACATTAATGTAGGCCTGTGTGTTTCAGCTACAACAAGGGTGCGAGAAGGCGTGCACCCTTGTTTCTGACTTTTGCCCACATGGGCTCACTTTCCATTTCTTGTGGTGTGAGCTCGATGGAATCTGCAATGTCCGCTGCAAACTGCTTCTGTAACAACTTCGCGAATTGGGTACTGTAGACAACCTCACAGGATTCGTAATTGTTCCGGAAACTGAGCAGGTCGTAGTTTGCGGCGCCTATGACACACGCTTCACTGTCTACAATGATGGATTTTGCGTGGAGAATGCCTTTTTTGTAGAGGTACACATTGATGCCCGCGAGCAACAAATCGGTATAAAAAGTTCGGCAAGCCCACCCAATCAGCTTGTGATCGGGTTTCATTGGAACGACAAGCCGCACCGTCACCCCCCTCGCGGCAGCAGTCTTCAGTGCCGTCACCACATCCGTATCTGGTGCAAAGTAGGGTGTGATGATATCAAGTGTGTGCCTGGCCTCTGTTGCACACAGGAAAAACAGGTCCCTAACATGTTCCGCGTCACTGTCAGGACCGCTGTCCACGGTCTGTACCCAGGTATGCTGCGAAGGAGAAATTTCCTGTGTATCTGAAGACGCCTGCGCGACCAGTGATTCATGAGTAGGCACGGCCAGTTCTTCCGCAGCTTCAATCAACGGAAATTTGTCGCGAAGGGAAGCTTTTGAGCGTGCGCCGGCTTTGTTCGCGAACTTTGACGTCGAGCGTCCTTTGTGTCTGCATTTGTGTCTGTAGTTGAGATTGCCCTTTACCTTCAGTGGAACCCCGATGTCCCAGATGGCATCGAACACTTGCTGCAAATACTTCGTTCCCTCGCCTGTCAATTGCAAGTGTGTGTCGCGCCAAAACCCCGCATCTTCACTCTTACCTGTATATTCATCGCCAATGTTCATTCCGCCGATGAGGCCAGTGTGTTGGTCTATGGTGACGATTTTATTGTGATCGCGATGGGTCACCATTGGACTAAACCAGACAGACAGCGGATGCACGGTTCTGACTTCAATTCCCGCATTCGCCATAGCCAGAAGAACCCTTTTCGGCAGTTTCCGACTTCCGAGACCATCACGGAGCAGGCGAACGCGAACACCGTGCATCGATTTATCGATGAGAATCTTGGTCACAGTCTGGCCCACCTCGTCGTTCCTGTATATGTAGTACTCCATATCAATGGTTTCCTTAGCGCTTCGAAGGGTCCGAAGCAGCATTCTGTACTTCGCTAAGCCATTCTTGAGGATGACGACTTCAGCGGGCAGGGGAGGACGCTCTAGCATGCGCGTCGCCCATGCGGAAATCGTTTGTGCTGCTCTCGCGTTGAGACGAGGTGAAGGCTCTGCTTCGGAATACTTTTCCTGGGAAAACCCTGCATGAGATTGCCCAGCCACAGAGGGCTTAGCCAGAGAGGGCTTAGCCAGAGAGGGCCCAGCCAGAGAGGGCTGTGCTTCGGCAGATCCTGTTTCGTCCCCGTGCAGCAGTGTAACTGCCGTTTTGATTTTATGTCCTCGTCGCACCTGCAAATACCTGCGCACCTGACGTTGTGACAATAAGAAATAGGCCATTGGTGCGAGAACCGGAATAACGAGGCTGAAGACAATCCAAGTAAGTGCAAGGATAGGTCGCTGAACCTCGCGAATGGCAATAATGAGAGATACGATAACGGAAGTAAAATAAAGGAAAAACAAAATGGTGAACAACATACGAACACCTCCCTTCGTGCTCATCTAGAATGAGCCAAGAAGGGCTGCTCTATACCTTGCAGGTCCACAGCATTGGAGTCGTCCGTCATATCGCCTGCGCAGAAGGCAGTATGTGGAGGGAGCAGTATGTGGAGGGAGGATGTTACAAGGTTTGGAATACCGATTTCAATTCAGAAACAGGCTCCTGATACCGCGCTCTGTCCCAAGAGTTGTACGAGGGATGGGGTATGCCGTGAATGACTTTCCAATGAGGACTGGTTACATTGGCCAGTCGAAAGAACTTCTGTGCGAACCGGCCGCATGGTACGACGACAAGGGATGCATCTGTTTGTTTCAGCAACTTTCGCCGCAGACTCTCTACCAATAAGGCTTGTCCATGATTGCACTGCTCATCGGAGTAGCTGTCTCGTTGGTTGTTGGAGCGAATGAACTCCAGAGTACGGATTGCATCTGCGTGAATTTGACGTAGTGGAGAGCTGCCGTAGGCAGCAGCCTGCATAGGTACATTACATACATTAACAAGGCCGAGGGCGTCGAGGCGGGGACGGTGAACTTCGTGATCGACATTCTGTCTTATCAGTCGCCCCAAAGGGAACTTTGCATATTCATCTCCAAACAAGTGCTTCGTCATTGTACTCCCGGAGGACCCGGAGACGGGGGCACCGTACTTCAATTCCTGAACATGAGGAGATTCGAGAATGAATATGAGTTTCGTAGACGGAGTGATGATATCTGAAACCGTAAACTCCTTGGCAAGCTGGGTTAACGAATCCTTAAATGTGCTGGCTTGCAACGCAGGAACCTCCTTCTATGAGTGCATAATTCAGGTTCGTTCCGGTTAACTTGAAACAGTGTATGACAGTCCAAGGGAGGAACGAGGTATGAAACGAGTCGCAGTTGAACAGGGATTACATCCCGTAAAAGCATATTTAGAGCAGAAAGGCTGTCAAGTCATAGACATGGCCACTGGCAGCTCCAACGTCGGTGACGCCGCCGCAATTGTTCTCACAGGCGGAGACGAAAATATCATGGGTATGGAGGATAAGTTGGCCGACGTACCCGTCGTAACGGCGGACGGACTATCTCCAGAGGAAGTCTATCAACGGATTGAGCGCTTTATTCACTAGGTCCATTCTAGAATACAATACAGCTGAGGACCACCATCGACGCAGATGACGCTGCGAACTGCTTCTATACACAGAATAACAAAAAGTCACGTAAAAGGGGACGACAATACTCGCTCTCGAGTTTATCCGTCCCCTCTTTGTCGTTAAGCTGAGCTTGCTGTCCGTGAAACGCATGTGCTCAGTCTCATGTGATTGAAGGTGCGTGCAGTTACGGCTGTGCACGGTTGTTCCAAAAATGGTTACTTTGCGTTCTCCGGAATCGTGTAAGCCTTCGTTTGTTTCCAGTTCTTCGGAATATCCGTATTTGTCCACTGACTCTTTTTAAAGAATTCGTGGTGTTCTTTAAAGTAGGCATCCAGCATGTCTTTTGCGATGGGTGCCGCAGTTGTGGCACCATATCCTCCTCCAGGCACCATTACGGCAACGGCAACCTGCGGATTATTGTAAGGCGCATAGGCAATGAACACGGAATCCGTAGTCTTGTGACCGT
Proteins encoded in this window:
- a CDS encoding substrate-binding domain-containing protein, with the protein product MLTNRVRQVRQRLQMSQADVAKRIGISRQALRYIETGETVPNTFTALRLAQVFSVRVEDLFQTLDEEAVRVAAAADEDVSEGDRVFLSDTGNRLAAHRVHPIATSTRHGHADAVVHEVLGNQQVRIQASPYRTLEPGVVIAGCDPGLQLLSDTAANTTKQQVMWRNADNRRAKHLLTEGLVHAAAVHIPVTLSAAADADSSFERHDGIRKFHFASWQLGWVVKQGNPKGFQEASNFLTGRFRLANRHSGAGTRKLLEQLLADAGVDPAQVPGYDFELGSHLEVALAVENGAADVGIALSSVAGPLRLQFMPIHTERCELWVPSQHLRQDSVQAMVDALVSDPFRWELAAVGDYDVANTGLEL
- a CDS encoding extracellular solute-binding protein, which gives rise to MNKWKVGFRGTAVAAVSLSALTLAGCGNSGTGTNSGNGSSATGSNTVNSSSNTAGNGAKTSGESKGIAHIAYAGSLQLANNKYVGPAFQKQSGYTFQGRGGGSFAVANLIKSGEIQADAFESVGTAPIQALGSKYADWAVGFASSPLVIAYSEKSPFAKQLDAIRKGQKPISDLFTLMEKPSFHLGRTNPQTDPQGQAFVFMMRLAQSQLKLPAGTAAKVLGGVNNSKQIFSETGILSRLQAGQLDATSAYQSEAIQRNLPYIKLPDSINLGNPKKAKLYATAKLKLKNGKTVSGKPLEIYVAALKTAPDGQAADSFIHFVLSQKGLNLYKQNGYQLTPAKVWGNKANIPGSIQSELKQP
- a CDS encoding ABC transporter permease subunit, whose product is MRWRATGGVLALVALLCVSFLLLPLAALLLHIPWSSLWQVWSSEGASALRLSLMTAVISMAVIVVFGTPLGWLLARGRSRLWQWVEYLMLIPLLMPPLVLGLLLIYFYGPYGTVGKFLGIWHLSATNTALAVVIAQIYESIPYYVFSAQGAFHQVDAIHEQISWSLGVGPWKTFRQITLPLALPGMTVGFMMAFARAVGAFGAVVVVAYYPHTLPISVWIALQEKGLPTALPLALLLLLISMPLPLAAVLWRRLHA
- a CDS encoding ABC transporter ATP-binding protein, yielding MLKLHLKLPRRYFHMNVDFAVPKGSIYCLYGPSAAGKSSILSVLSGFETGYDEVKIEWDGSVLLESGPGSDKARFTPAWKRGIGYLTQSVPLFPHLSVRDNIRFGMNPSRFSKEQAAEMEEWYEEIVDRLELEPYLSMRPKQLSGGLTQRAALARALVPRPHLMLLDEPFSALDWQSRNHMQEVVLDFQRRLQMTIILVTHQLEEAQKMAGIIGVIHDGQILQEDSPDALMTRPQNWNVAKLLGYQHLWKDGGKYYALHPDRGVVVHDEQDSKYADFNSFESIVKIQGTVQDLLLKDGRRIVRLTPRTSGLDSSFAISAPVHVALSPLQSVCKGEIVTAVFVEPPEIKDYPTR
- a CDS encoding C40 family peptidase — its product is MGLTILKQNRHGCDKCMPNGRSSRWKMALSVGSLLTLSGFFIPHANASSLSQKKQQLQNLKNQASQNSAQLSKDQHQKSQFKQQIQAYSDSIQNLKASISTNQNQMSSLKQQIQQMNDKINKTQSQLQTDQNNVAQMIRASYEDGNVSFLQVLFKSTSWSDFLNRLNDLAEVTKAQKALVNQVTTLKKQLEQEQQQKQSSYQHLSSRNAQLAVLVQVDAQLVKKKNQAMKQVTHDAQVRTQQAGVLESQIHLTKSEVAALQAQTIRDEAKMKSKSYLTQAKQSLGNANTSALISFAERFEGRPYVWGGTSPYPGFDCSGFTQYVYGHFGINLPRTSGAQFGVGLPVSRNNLKPGDLVFFSTYAPGASHVGIYIGGDQMIDSEDSGLMVTNLFSNPYWSARYIGARDVIRH
- a CDS encoding phospholipase D-like domain-containing protein, which codes for MLFTILFFLYFTSVIVSLIIAIREVQRPILALTWIVFSLVIPVLAPMAYFLLSQRQVRRYLQVRRGHKIKTAVTLLHGDETGSAEAQPSLAGPSLAKPSLAKPSVAGQSHAGFSQEKYSEAEPSPRLNARAAQTISAWATRMLERPPLPAEVVILKNGLAKYRMLLRTLRSAKETIDMEYYIYRNDEVGQTVTKILIDKSMHGVRVRLLRDGLGSRKLPKRVLLAMANAGIEVRTVHPLSVWFSPMVTHRDHNKIVTIDQHTGLIGGMNIGDEYTGKSEDAGFWRDTHLQLTGEGTKYLQQVFDAIWDIGVPLKVKGNLNYRHKCRHKGRSTSKFANKAGARSKASLRDKFPLIEAAEELAVPTHESLVAQASSDTQEISPSQHTWVQTVDSGPDSDAEHVRDLFFLCATEARHTLDIITPYFAPDTDVVTALKTAAARGVTVRLVVPMKPDHKLIGWACRTFYTDLLLAGINVYLYKKGILHAKSIIVDSEACVIGAANYDLLSFRNNYESCEVVYSTQFAKLLQKQFAADIADSIELTPQEMESEPMWAKVRNKGARLLAPLL
- a CDS encoding YkuS family protein, whose amino-acid sequence is MKRVAVEQGLHPVKAYLEQKGCQVIDMATGSSNVGDAAAIVLTGGDENIMGMEDKLADVPVVTADGLSPEEVYQRIERFIH